TTCAACATCACTGAGAGTGCTCACCGCATCCACAACCCGTTCACACCCGAGAAGCTCGCCACTCTCGGCGCAGCGCTGCGTCTGGAAACGGGGACCGGAGTGCTCGACCTCGGCAGCGGTTCGGGGGAGATGCTGTGCACTTGGGCACGCGATTACGGCGTCATCGGCACCGGCATCGACATGAGCCAGTTGTTCACCGAGCAAGCTAGACTACGTGCTGAAGAACTCGGCGTCGCCCATCAAGTCAAGTTCATCCATGGCGATGCTGCCGGCTATGTCTCTGACGAGAAGGTCAGTGTGGCAGCCTGTGTCGGTGCCACTTGGATCGCCGGGGGAGTCGCCGGCACTATCGAGCTTCTGGCGCGAAGCCTGCGCACCGGAGGGATCATCCTCATCGGCGAGCCCTACTGGCGGCAGTTACCACCGACAGAAAATATTGCCCAGGAGTGTCTTGCCAACTCAATCTCCGACTTTCTCATGCTTCCAGAACTTCTCGCGTCTTTCGGCCACCTTGGCTACGACGTCGTTGAAATGGTTCTGGCTGACCAAGACGGCTGGGATAGATATGAGGCGGCCAAATGGCTCACCATGCGCCGATGGCTTGATGCCAATCCCGACGACGAGTTCGCGAAAGAAGTT
This genomic stretch from Candidatus Auribacterota bacterium harbors:
- a CDS encoding class I SAM-dependent methyltransferase, with product FNITESAHRIHNPFTPEKLATLGAALRLETGTGVLDLGSGSGEMLCTWARDYGVIGTGIDMSQLFTEQARLRAEELGVAHQVKFIHGDAAGYVSDEKVSVAACVGATWIAGGVAGTIELLARSLRTGGIILIGEPYWRQLPPTENIAQECLANSISDFLMLPELLASFGHLGYDVVEMVLADQDGWDRYEAAKWLTMRRWLDANPDDEFAKEVRTKLTSEPKRHAAYTREYLGWGVFALMPR